The stretch of DNA GATGATGATGATAAAAGAGCACTACACATAAGCTAGCAAGCCACTCGATCTAATGATTGACTGTCTTGCCTGCTGCTTTTTTACACCTTTAAGGCcttttttggttcataggatagggatTTTATAGAAATAGAAAAATCATAAGAAGTGAGATGACATACATCTCAATTTCTATataaaaagagatgtcatttgatgcacaGGATAGGAGTTTTTCCATTAAATCTAGGCTAATATTTTTTTCCTTCCAAatatgaaggattgattcctatcctacataggaataggaatccattcctacaaatcaaagggcttcaaaggatttttcctttgcaaatcctatcctataagATTCCTATAAAGTTCCTACAAACCAATGGAGACCTAAGCTTTGTATGTGGATTCAGTTAGTTTCTGACGATGCATATGCATATGGGCAATCTTGCCAGCGGATCAGCCATTCTGAAATTACCCTGACGGCAGATGCTACTGATTAGTGAATCTTCTGCATGATCCCCCGGTTCAGATTAGATTAATCAATGACCAGGCAGTAGTAAACTAATGGAGTGTGCATGCATTCTGATTATGGTAGTGCAGGGTGGTGGCGTACCGGTACCACCAAATAGGAGACGAGGAGGATGCTTGTCTGTTCTATCTTGGCCTCTCCTACCTAGGCCCCCGTGCTCCGCGTGCTGCCGGCGCAGCAAGCGGTAGCAGCACTTTTCAGGGGCTCACGGGCCTCCACTATCGACTTGTCATGCCAGTCCAGACTCCAGAATCCCCCATGTTCTTTTTGCCAGTTGGgcttcttttggttcataggatagaattATCATAAGAATAGGAATTTTAtagaaaatgagatgacatgtatctcaaatcctacgaataggaataggaaacaatatgtcatttggttgacatcaaagaaattttttcattgagtctaggccttttttatttttctatgaaatgtggaggataagaATCAATTCTATGTagtaataggaatccattcctacgaatcaaagagctcTAAAGAAAGAATCCTATCCTTTAAAATTTTTATGAAATTTCTTTAAACCAAAGAAGGCCTGAATCAAGTTACTACTACCAGCTAGTAGAAGTAGATCACGGTGCTAGATGCCTGAACTTGTTGCCAATAatatgttcttgtgttcttgattaaTCATCAGGAGGTCCTGATGGGGAAGGACGAGTACTTCCAGTCCTTCCGCGCCAACGCCAACAACTTCATGTGCACCCTCCTCCCCGGCATCTCCGACCACCCCCAGATCCAGTACTCCCCAGGTTCGTCGCATCAAACGCAGCAAGAAAATGGTCTCTTCTCCGGTGAACTGGGGTAATCAAATGTGAAATGGAATGCAGGCGGGCTGCTGTTCAAGGTCGGGGGCAGCAACATGCAGCACGTGACGTCGCTCTCCTTCCTCATCCTGGCCTACTCCAACTACCTGAGCCACGCGGGCGCGCACGTCTCCTGCGGCGCCGGCAGGTCCGCGCCGCCGACGAAGCTCCGGCAGGTGGCTAAGCGGCAGGTGGACTACATCCTCGGGGACAACCCGCTGCGCATGTCCTACATGGTCGGCTACGGCCCGCGGTTCCCGCGCCGGATCCACCACCGCGGCAGCTCCATCCCGTCCGTGGCGGCGCACCCGGCGAGGATCGGGTGCAAGGCCGGCGCCGCCTACTACGCCAGCGCGGCGCCCAACCCGAACCTGCTGGTGGGCGCCGTCGTCGGCGGGCCCAGCGACGCCACCGACGCCTTCCCCGACGCGCGCGCCGTGTTCCAGCAGTCGGAGCCCACCACGTACATCAACGCGCCGCTCATGGGCCTCCTCGCCTACTTCTCCGCCCACCCCAACCCGGCCGAGTGGGCCGACGACTAAAACCCAGCAGCAGGAGGATGATATATACATGAAAAATAAAATGCCTCTGACTGACTTCGGCGTACTGCAGGAGTAGTGCACTAGTACTAAGCTTTAGCGTCATTCATTTGTTTGGTTTAACTGTAACTAATTACTATTATTATCGGCAGCCATTTCCTCTCCTGCGGAAAAGAAAAGATCAGGGGGCTGTATAGGCTGTATCTGCAATGTTATACTTGTAAGATTTAGCGTGCTTGAATATTGGCACTATGTAAAATGTTCATCAGCAAAAGAGCTTCTAGTTTCTTTGACGTCTAGAAAATGGTGATGGGTGGCTACAGACAGATAGAAAAAGACGCTGACCGGAAATATTAGCCGATGAGATCACATGGCAGATACTGAGTTTATACTCGTAGGTGGTGTTATACTTGCAAGTTGTAAGATTTCTGGACTGCTAAGGGCTTGTACAATGAAAGATGTTTAGAgggggtgcttagaaaaataaatcgaGATTTTCTGAAATatcggtgcctatttctacagaagagacgcttagttaagcgtctatcctaTACAAATAAACACCGGTGATGCTTAAAGAAAATCTAATTTATTTCTGTAATCCCTTAAGCACCTCCCATTATACAAGGCCTAAGGCCAACTCTAACCAATGATTAGAAGTAAAACTCTCTTGGGACCTAGCCGAACCACTAAAGAGTAAAATTTATCCTTCACCGCTTAACCCGCCTATTTACTCCACTGCTCGACGGTGGAGCAAACAAACTTCACCCTcctctccctctcatcctcccCAATCCCCGCCGCCGGCGAATCCCTGCCGTCCCCCGTCGCCCCAATGGCTGGATCCTGTGGCTGCTAGTCCCGCCACCCGTTTGCAGCACGGATCCATGCTGCCACAAGCACAACGTGGGTACGTCCTCCTCGTGCCGCCACCGCGACAGTATGGCCCCTCTGGTGGGCTCGCTGGCTTCCTCGACCTTCTCGCGCCGCCACCGTCGTAGAGGAAGTACCTCAGCATCTGACAGCGGATGTGGGTGGCAGAAATCACGGACCAGGAGACCCACAAGAAGCATTGGGTGGGCTCTTTCAAGGCTGCCGAGCTCGCCGCAAAGTAGTACGACCGGTGGCAGATCCGGCTGCATGGTGCTGCCGCCCGCCTCGACTTTGCGTCGGGTGAGGGTCCGCTGCAGCCTCCGCCGTTGCGGGGGTGGTGACTATCGTGGTGGTTAGGGAGGCGCGGGAGCGCATCGCGACGGTGGCCCTAGATGAGGAGTACATGGCGTACCTCCGCCGCAAGTACCCCGAGCTGGTGGAGGCAGAGCGCGGGGCCGATGGGGCGGGGAGGGGTGGGTCATCGTCCTCTCGGACAACAAGGAGGACGGCGGCGCAGAGGATGGCGAGGAAGACGGTGGTGCGGAGGACGACCAGGACTTCAGTGTTGAAAAATGGCGGCGCGGCTTCCCCGACAGCGGCGACGATGGCAAAGGGCCGGACCTCATGGCCGGTGGGATGCCGCGGGCGGATTGGCTTGCCCTCAATAAGGGTGATGATGATGTTTAGGTTCAGTTTAAATTCATGTTTTGTTTTAAATTCAAGTTCATGTTTGATTTAGAAACTAGACTATGTTTCAGCGGATGATCATGTACATTACGTAtcgaattttgtttttttaaaaTCAAATCTATGTTTAACTTATGAAAATTTGCTTTCTACTCCATTAAATTTAGGAGTTCGCTTAGTCCCACCAAAATGTAGTGCAGTAAAAATCCTTCACCAAAATTTACTCCATCGATTTGCTCCTCTATTCTTAAGGGATCGATTAGAGTTGGCCTGAGTATACCTCACTAGTACTAGCTTAGCAAAGGAACTAGAAGCactatttaaaaatatttggttcTCGCTATACCGGAGGCGCCTGAAAAAAAATTGGGCTAGTCGATTTTTCAGCTGTCGGATACAAGATCAAGGGCCGGATCTGTTTCTTCTTCCTTCCGCCGGTCTTCTTCTTTACTTCAAACCGCCTTGCGCCGCCAGCCTAGCCGCATGCTTCCACCACCCGTGCTCTCGCGTAGCCTCGTCGCACTGCCCTACCATCGCCGCCGTTCTTCCGCCCCACCCTCACTGTAAGATAGATGGTGGGGTATCCTGCCAACAAGCCCCTTCCTTCTCTCCAGCCTTCCTCCGACGAACTTCTCCGTCCATCTCAAAATCGACTGACCCAGAAGCTAAAGCTAATGTGAAAATGTTTAGTAAGTCAACTCAAAAAGAAAGAGGAAATGTTTAACAAGTGGAATATAAACAGAGCTTCTAGTTCCTCTGACGTTTCTATAGCATCTGAACAGATATGTTCACGGGCGGCTATAGCATCTGAACAGATATAGAGAGAAAAAGATGATGACGGCAACTATCAGCCCTAGAGATCACATGGCAAGCTTCTGTTCACGGGCGGCTACCAATCGAGGATCCACTTTGATGAGTATTTCTGGTGTGCGTAGAGTACATTTTTGTCTCTTGCTTCCTGGTAGTCCTCTTTTTTATGATATGATACACTGACGACATGATCAGGTCATCAGGATCTTTCATCCCGCAATGGAAATGCAATGAAATTCTGCTGCTGTATGATGTCTTGCGACTTGCGAGACAAAAGAATGGGATCACGCCATGGCACTTGATGTGGTAGTGATTCAAAGTACAATCATCGCTCATCAGTTGCATCCGCGTGTGAAAATTAAGGAGGGGAACGGAGCAAAAAAAATtgacagaagaaaaagaaaaaaacagcgtGCCCTGCCGAAACCATTTCCACAGTTCCACTCAAGCTCCGCCGCTGCAGATGCCGGTGAGCAGCACCGGCAGCCTCGCCAGCGACAACGACCCCTGGGCAGACCTCCGCAGCTTCCACTTGGCCCTCTGATCCTCCACGACCGCGGTGGCCGTCGCGGACGACGACGGCAGCACCCTCCCGTTCTCGAACAGCGGCACCGTCACctccccgccgtcgccggagagcTGCCTCTCCATGTGCAGGAAGTGGGCCAGCGACGTCGTGCCGCCGACGTCGTCCCTGCACAGCCGCCACCAGCTGGCACCGCGCCGGGGCCTCCACCTCCGGCACCACGTCCAGCCCTCCTCCCccggcgccggcgcgcggggcCGCTCCTGCTCGTCCGCCGCCTGCTGCGTCTCCGGAGGACGGTCCTCCCCGTCGGCCAGGGACACGCCCATGAGCGTCCCCAGCGTCGTGCTCCGGTCCCGGAAGAACGAGCATGTGGACTACACCGAACGGATTAAACCGCGCATGTCAATGGAACACGAGCATGAACACCAACAAGATTGACTCAGCGCGTGCGCACCTCGGTGTCGATGTCGGAGGAAGAGGACGACGACTCGGCGGAGGGCGAGGAGGGGATCATGCCGGCGTCGTTGTCCATCGGCGTCCTTCCTTCCTTTCCCTTCCGGCGAGAACGTACGCTGCGATGCTCTGCGGCAGCGGGCGTGACACTGTAGTGGGCGATGGGCGTACTTGCAAGATTTGTCCCCTCCGGCGTCGAGGGCGGAGAGATTCGCGGGCCGGGACGGGACGGTGCTGCTTTATGCGCTGCGAGACGCAGACGCAGACGCAGGTGGTGGCAGTGGCGCCAGGGCAGCAGCGGGTCAAGGGAGCCCTGCGGCGGCCGGCCCCTGTCCGTGACCGGTGAGACGAGTGAATGCTCGAGCCCTGAGCTTTTGACTGTTGTGTGGGTGGGGAAGGGTACAAGCAAAACCTGCAAAGGCGTTTAGAGGCTGATTATATTAAGCGACTTCCGAGGCGTGCTTTGACTCTACTGTTAATGAGCACTTGGCACTGTGTGGCCAGCCAATATATATATTTGTTTCTGAAAAGGGATGTGACCATCCATATGACCAGGAGCTACAGTTTACTCTCTTCTGTCAAAAAAAAGAGCTACAGTTTACTCACAGGGCTAGAATCACTGTTTTCGCCCTTCGATGATAATATTAGCAAAAAAAAAAACCCTGCTTCCAAAACATTTCAGCGATTTGACCATTCAGCTACCCGCGGACACTACAACGGCGTTACGATATACAACCTCCGTACTGGTTTATTAGTCTCTTTTATAATTTATGCTAAATTTTAACTAaagatttaattaataaaatgttaGTGCAGATTACAATGGAACCAATAAACTAGAACGGCGGTAGTACAAGCTACCGTTATAGTCAGCGGTGGTAGCCCTAGACATACGGACGGTGGTCACATGATAGAGGTATACCACCGGGGCCGGTCTTGCGATTTCGGAAGCACAGGGCGAAAAGAGAACCTAGGGGCCCTTATATGTTAACTTAAAATTTTCTTTTAGTTTCCTAAATGCAAAGTCACTGGTAATGATATGAATATCAATCTTATTCTAGAATTGTTTTCGGTGTGTAAATTTGTCAAACCTAACCTCTCCTGAGACATTTACAGACCTCGTACTGTTTTCGTCAAATATACCGTAGCTATTTAAATGTTGCATGCTTCTTACACTAGGACAAAAGCAATCACACAGCGAACAAACCTATGGTTGGATcgttagagggacagtggtatccccagcgcACCAAGGTTCAAGTCCTAGTGCTCGCATTATTCTTGAATTTATTTCAGtattttcggcgatgcgctttcagtgggaggagacgtccccgtcaacgacgaggtgcctacggtaacTTTGTAAATCTCAAGATAATATGTCGGCTTAGTCTCTCGGATGTGCTCATagagatagggtgtgcgtgtgtgccttcataggggtgagtgtatgcgtgtatatatgagcgcttgcgtctgtactgataTTAAAAAAAAAGCAATCACACAAGACCCATACCTCAGCCATTATCAATACATCCGACGCCTCCTTGTACATGTCCTTCTTGATAAGATTTTTGCTCTTTGATGAAGTATTAGAACCATGTTCTAAGCCATAGAAATAACATGGATATTGGGTTAAATGTTATAAGCAATAGAAACCTGTTTAGCGGAAGATTCAAGTATTTCTTGatataatatgcagatacaaaagcATCATTTTCTGTCCACTTTGATCCTGATCTAAGTTTGTATTTTCTACATGGAAGGGACTATATTTTTTTCCACGTGGAGCAAGGAAGGGAATAAATCTCAAAATCCATACAAAGTTACAAACTCACATGATTCATCAATAAAAAAGCAGCCGCCGCAATTCCTACCAGAGACTGAAGACGGTCCTGCTGGCTTCTCTTCCACGGCCGCTACGGCAATTGTATCAGCGGTGATGGCCTTCTCGCGCCGCGATTGGGAAATAGAGTTTGACGTGGTCGTCGATGATGGAAAAAATGCAGCGACGGCGGCCTTGCTGGGATTGGGGACTGAAGTTTGAACTGGGCGTCGATGATGGAAACAAGGAGATTGTGTCGTGCGTTGTACTACTCAGGCCGTCGGCCATGTGTTGGGTCAGGCCCCATGTCGCCCCGAGACTCCTTTGATGTGCGCTACATACTACACGTAATCTGGCCAGGCCTCTGCGATTGTAAACAGCAGGAGGATTTACTGTGGTTTTGTCGTGGGCTACATGCGTACCTGGTGGGAGGGCCCCCCTGAATTTTTGGGGCCCGGGGCGACCGCCCCTTGCCcctccccagggccggccctgtatACCACCAACTCCAAGGGCCGCAGAGGTAGCCTTCGTTTCCCTACCGCCGAAGGCTTCAACAATAGCCACCCGATCGGGTTAGGGGCGTGCTTGGTTCCCGGCCGATTTTTTATGTTTCCACCAATCCTGATTCAGTGGAGCCAGTGTCAATTGGGCCAAGGCTTCAACCATGTTCTGCAaccagtttggctaccacattgcaTCAAGAGATGGTTTCATACATGATGTTTGGTTGAAGCCTGAAAGATGCAAATACCTGGCGTTTAATTGCCGACGACCTAATATTGTGGTCACCTTTTTTCACAAGTAGTGACCTTACTACAAACTACAACTATAGAGATAGTACCAAACATAGTTTCAATCGTAACTACTAAGCAAATGGCCGTTCGTCCTGATAGGCCTATCTACTAACTAATGCCAGTTATATGGATAGGGAGGAGGTTCATCAATGCAATCAAGGGGGTAGTTCACCATCCTCTTCTtctacttattattattatttgtatCTTTATATTACCTCTAGCGGTCACATTGGCTAAGCACACTCCAACCTTTTGCGCTTCCAAGCTTCATTATCATGTGCCTTCACACCACGGCCTTGCTAaatatcatcaacggtctcatcatccTCATCGGGCACATACTCATGAAGGCCAACCCCTAAGATCTAGTTATGAAGAATGCAACATGCAAGAACacggttgctttatttataaagtggggcgaaagccTATTTTGAGAGTTATAAGGAATGCAACATGTAAGAACAAGCTTAATTTGGGTAGAGAAGGGGTTGAATGTCTTCTAATCAACGATCTTAAATCTGTTTTGCAAAGCACCGAATGCCCTCTCAACCGTATCTCTAAGGCTAGAGTGCCTAGGAAATGGCTGTCAGAATCGTTATTCTGAATCGGCTCGGTGCTCTGATGGTACGACCGCAAACTGTAGAATCTTA from Triticum dicoccoides isolate Atlit2015 ecotype Zavitan chromosome 6A, WEW_v2.0, whole genome shotgun sequence encodes:
- the LOC119317777 gene encoding uncharacterized protein At3g17950-like, whose amino-acid sequence is MDNDAGMIPSSPSAESSSSSSDIDTESTCSFFRDRSTTLGTLMGVSLADGEDRPPETQQAADEQERPRAPAPGEEGWTWCRRWRPRRGASWWRLCRDDVGGTTSLAHFLHMERQLSGDGGEVTVPLFENGRVLPSSSATATAVVEDQRAKWKLRRSAQGSLSLARLPVLLTGICSGGA